In Lepidochelys kempii isolate rLepKem1 chromosome 10, rLepKem1.hap2, whole genome shotgun sequence, a single window of DNA contains:
- the LOC140918414 gene encoding uncharacterized protein isoform X1, which translates to MICHMEQKGELLIPSFQGYEETVRLNCTCTGDGIVSENEEENPHQEGPESMEPQDKLSRMLQRNISQSPEQGKACGGQRRSERHLQTLPGKRQSKSTACERAFRKLPDIVQQGNSMRRKSIMCDDCGKSFRVSSNLRQHQRIHTGEKPFGCAECGENFRQRSHLIQHQRIHTGERPYECSECGKSFSMSSKLIRHQIIHTGEKPYKCAECGKSFSGNWQLIQHQRIHTGERPYECGDCGKTFSVSSALTRHQRTHTGEKPYECAECRKTFSQSSELMKHQRVHTGEKPYECAECGKSFSVSSALIQHQRFHMGERPYECAECGKSFTVSSHLIQHRRFHTRERPYECADCGKSFLWRSALLRHRRIHTGERPYECTECGESFRQSAHLIQHRRIHTGEKPYECANCGKGFTVSSALIRHQRIHIVGEP; encoded by the exons ATGATCTGCCACATGGAACAAAAGGGAGAGCTGTTGATCCCCTCTTTCCAGGGCTATGAGGAAACAGTGAGACTAAATTGCACCTGCACAG GTGATGGGATTGTGAGTGAGAATGAGGAGGAGAATCCACACCAGGAAGGTCCTGAGTCAATGGAACCACAGGACAAGTTATCACGAATGCTCCAAAGGAATATTTCCCAGAGTCCTGAACAGGGCAAAGCCTGTGGCGGTCAACGCAGATCGGAACGGCATCTGCAAACTCTTCCAGGGAAGAGACAAAGTAAATCAACTGCATGTGAAAGAGCTTTCAGGAAACTGCCAGACATTGTCCAACAGGGAAATTCCATGAGGAGGAAATCAATAATGTGTgatgactgtgggaaaagcttcagggTGAGTTCAAACCTCAGACagcaccagagaatccacactggagagaaacccTTTGGATGTGCCGAGTGTGGGGAAAATTTCCGACAACGATCACACCTTATTCAGCATcaaagaatccacacaggggagagaccctatgaatgttctgaatgtgggaaaagcttcagtatGAGTTCAAAACTCATTCGGCATCAGATAATCCACACTGGAGAAAAACCCTATAAATGTGCCGAATGTGGCAAGAGCTTTAGTGGGAACTGGCAGCTAATccagcatcagagaatccacacaggagagagaccctacgaATGTGGTGACTGTGGGAAGACTTTCAGTGTGAGCTCAGCCCTTACTCgtcatcagagaacccacactgGAGAGAAGCCTTATGAATGTGCCGAGTGCAGGAAAACCTTCAGTCAGAGCTCAGAGCTTATGAAACATCAAAGAGTCCACACAGGCGAGAAGCCCTATGAGTGTGCtgagtgtgggaagagcttcagtgTGAGCTCTGCCCTCATTCAGCATCAGAGATTCCACATGGGGGAAAGACCTTATGAATgtgctgagtgtgggaaaagcttcacagTGAGCTCACACCTCATTCAGCACCGGCGATTCCACACGAGGGAAAGGCCCTATGAATGTgctgactgtgggaaaagcttccttTGGAGATCAGCCCTTCTTCGACatcggagaatccacacaggagagagaccctatgaatgcacTGAATGTGGGGAAAGCTTCCGTCAGAGTGCGCATCTTATCCAGCATCGCCGAATCCACACTGGGGAGAAACCCTATGAATGTGCCAACTGTGGGAAAGGCTTCACTGTGAGCTCTGCCCTTATTcgacatcagagaatccacattGTGGGGGAGCCCTAA
- the LOC140918414 gene encoding uncharacterized protein isoform X4, whose protein sequence is MLSGTCAGDMIMSENEEHAHQEGPEFMEPCGTLSGLSQKNISQSPEQSKACEGQHKSERHQTTAPEKRQGKSTACEIGFRKLPDIDQLGNPTMGRSTVCGDCGKSFRVSSNFRQHQRIHTGEKPFGCAECGESFRQRSHLIQHQTKHTGERPYECTECGKSFTVSSNLIRHQIIHTGEKPYKCAECRKSFSGNSQLIQHQRIHTGEKPYECGDCGKSFSVSSALTRHQRTHTGEKPYECTMCGKSFSQSSDLMKHQRIHTGERPYECTDCGKSFCVSSHLIQHQRIHTGERPYECANCGKSFSQSSDLMKHQRIHTGERPYECAECGKSFSWSSALIKHSRIHTGERPYECEGCGKSFSQSSHLVQHQRIHMGGNP, encoded by the coding sequence GTGATATGATTATGAGTGAAAATGAGGAGCATGCCCACCAGGAAGGTCCTGAGTTCATGGAACCATGTGGCACATTATCTGGACTATCTCAAAAGAATATttcccagagtcctgagcagagCAAAGCCTGTGAGGGTCAGCACAAATCAGAAAGGCATCAGACAACTGCTCCAGAGAAGAGGCAAGGTAAATCAACTGCATGTGAAATAGGTTTCAGGAAACTGCCAGACATTGACCAGCTGGGAAACCCCACTATGGGGAGATCAACAGTATGTggtgactgtgggaaaagcttcagggTGAGCTCAAACTTCAGacagcatcagagaatccacactggagagaaacccTTTGGATGTGCCGAGTGTGGGGAAAGCTTCCGGCAGCGGTCACACCTTATTCAGCATCAGACAAAGCACACGGGGGAGAGACCTTATGAATGTaccgagtgtgggaaaagtttcactgtGAGCTCAAACCTTATTCGGCATCAGataatccacactggagagaaaccctataaatgtgCCGAATGCAGGAAGAGCTTTAGTGGGAACTCACAGCTTATCCagcaccagagaatccacacaggtgagaaaccctatgaatgcggtgactgtgggaagagcttcagtgTGAGCTCAGCCCTTACTCGTCATCAGCGAACCCACACTGGAGAGAAACCTTATGAATGCACCatgtgtgggaaaagcttcagtcagagctcAGACCTTATGAAACATCAGAGaattcacacaggagagaggccctacgaATGCACTGACTGTGGAAAGAGCTTCTGTGTGAGCTCTCATCTTAttcagcatcagagaatccacacaggagagcgaCCCTATGAGTGTGCCAATTGTGGaaaaagcttcagtcagagctcAGACCTTATGAAACATCAGAGgatccatacaggagagagaccgTATGAATGTGCTGAGTGTGGAAAGAGCTTTAGTTGGAGCTCAGCACTTATCAAACATAgcagaatccacacaggggagagaccctatgaatgcgaagggtgtgggaaaagcttcagtcagagctcGCACCTTGttcagcatcagagaatccacatggGAGGGAATCCCTGA
- the LOC140918414 gene encoding uncharacterized protein isoform X3, whose amino-acid sequence MEPQDKLSRMLQRNISQSPEQGKACGGQRRSERHLQTLPGKRQSKSTACERAFRKLPDIVQQGNSMRRKSIMCDDCGKSFRVSSNLRQHQRIHTGEKPFGCAECGENFRQRSHLIQHQRIHTGERPYECSECGKSFSMSSKLIRHQIIHTGEKPYKCAECGKSFSGNWQLIQHQRIHTGERPYECGDCGKTFSVSSALTRHQRTHTGEKPYECAECRKTFSQSSELMKHQRVHTGEKPYECAECGKSFSVSSALIQHQRFHMGERPYECAECGKSFTVSSHLIQHRRFHTRERPYECADCGKSFLWRSALLRHRRIHTGERPYECTECGESFRQSAHLIQHRRIHTGEKPYECANCGKGFTVSSALIRHQRIHIVGEP is encoded by the coding sequence ATGGAACCACAGGACAAGTTATCACGAATGCTCCAAAGGAATATTTCCCAGAGTCCTGAACAGGGCAAAGCCTGTGGCGGTCAACGCAGATCGGAACGGCATCTGCAAACTCTTCCAGGGAAGAGACAAAGTAAATCAACTGCATGTGAAAGAGCTTTCAGGAAACTGCCAGACATTGTCCAACAGGGAAATTCCATGAGGAGGAAATCAATAATGTGTgatgactgtgggaaaagcttcagggTGAGTTCAAACCTCAGACagcaccagagaatccacactggagagaaacccTTTGGATGTGCCGAGTGTGGGGAAAATTTCCGACAACGATCACACCTTATTCAGCATcaaagaatccacacaggggagagaccctatgaatgttctgaatgtgggaaaagcttcagtatGAGTTCAAAACTCATTCGGCATCAGATAATCCACACTGGAGAAAAACCCTATAAATGTGCCGAATGTGGCAAGAGCTTTAGTGGGAACTGGCAGCTAATccagcatcagagaatccacacaggagagagaccctacgaATGTGGTGACTGTGGGAAGACTTTCAGTGTGAGCTCAGCCCTTACTCgtcatcagagaacccacactgGAGAGAAGCCTTATGAATGTGCCGAGTGCAGGAAAACCTTCAGTCAGAGCTCAGAGCTTATGAAACATCAAAGAGTCCACACAGGCGAGAAGCCCTATGAGTGTGCtgagtgtgggaagagcttcagtgTGAGCTCTGCCCTCATTCAGCATCAGAGATTCCACATGGGGGAAAGACCTTATGAATgtgctgagtgtgggaaaagcttcacagTGAGCTCACACCTCATTCAGCACCGGCGATTCCACACGAGGGAAAGGCCCTATGAATGTgctgactgtgggaaaagcttccttTGGAGATCAGCCCTTCTTCGACatcggagaatccacacaggagagagaccctatgaatgcacTGAATGTGGGGAAAGCTTCCGTCAGAGTGCGCATCTTATCCAGCATCGCCGAATCCACACTGGGGAGAAACCCTATGAATGTGCCAACTGTGGGAAAGGCTTCACTGTGAGCTCTGCCCTTATTcgacatcagagaatccacattGTGGGGGAGCCCTAA
- the LOC140918414 gene encoding uncharacterized protein isoform X6, translated as MLSGTCAGDMIMSENEEHAHQEGPEFMEPCGTLSGLSQKNISQSPEQSKACEGQHKSERHQTTAPEKRQGKSTACEIGFRKLPDIDQLGNPTMGRSTVCGDCGKSFRVSSNFRQHQRIHTGEKPFGCAECGESFRQRSHLIQHQTKHTGERPYECTECGKSFTVSSNLIRHQIIHTGEKPYKCAECRKSFSGNSQLIQHQRIHTGEKPYECGDCGKSFSVSSALTRHQRTHTGEKPYECTMCGKSFSQSSDLMKHQRIHTGERPYECTDCGKSFCVSSHLIQHQRIHTGERPYECANCGKSFSQSSDLMKHQRIHTGERPYECAECGKSFSWSSALIKHSRIHTGERPYECEGCGKSFSQSSHLVQHQRIHMGGNPIMCDDCGKSFRVSSNLRQHQRIHTGEKPFGCAECGENFRQRSHLIQHQRIHTGERPYECSECGKSFSMSSKLIRHQIIHTGEKPYKCAECGKSFSGNWQLIQHQRIHTGERPYECGDCGKTFSVSSALTRHQRTHTGEKPYECAECRKTFSQSSELMKHQRVHTGEKPYECAECGKSFSVSSALIQHQRFHMGERPYECAECGKSFTVSSHLIQHRRFHTRERPYECADCGKSFLWRSALLRHRRIHTGERPYECTECGESFRQSAHLIQHRRIHTGEKPYECANCGKGFTVSSALIRHQRIHIVGEP; from the exons GTGATATGATTATGAGTGAAAATGAGGAGCATGCCCACCAGGAAGGTCCTGAGTTCATGGAACCATGTGGCACATTATCTGGACTATCTCAAAAGAATATttcccagagtcctgagcagagCAAAGCCTGTGAGGGTCAGCACAAATCAGAAAGGCATCAGACAACTGCTCCAGAGAAGAGGCAAGGTAAATCAACTGCATGTGAAATAGGTTTCAGGAAACTGCCAGACATTGACCAGCTGGGAAACCCCACTATGGGGAGATCAACAGTATGTggtgactgtgggaaaagcttcagggTGAGCTCAAACTTCAGacagcatcagagaatccacactggagagaaacccTTTGGATGTGCCGAGTGTGGGGAAAGCTTCCGGCAGCGGTCACACCTTATTCAGCATCAGACAAAGCACACGGGGGAGAGACCTTATGAATGTaccgagtgtgggaaaagtttcactgtGAGCTCAAACCTTATTCGGCATCAGataatccacactggagagaaaccctataaatgtgCCGAATGCAGGAAGAGCTTTAGTGGGAACTCACAGCTTATCCagcaccagagaatccacacaggtgagaaaccctatgaatgcggtgactgtgggaagagcttcagtgTGAGCTCAGCCCTTACTCGTCATCAGCGAACCCACACTGGAGAGAAACCTTATGAATGCACCatgtgtgggaaaagcttcagtcagagctcAGACCTTATGAAACATCAGAGaattcacacaggagagaggccctacgaATGCACTGACTGTGGAAAGAGCTTCTGTGTGAGCTCTCATCTTAttcagcatcagagaatccacacaggagagcgaCCCTATGAGTGTGCCAATTGTGGaaaaagcttcagtcagagctcAGACCTTATGAAACATCAGAGgatccatacaggagagagaccgTATGAATGTGCTGAGTGTGGAAAGAGCTTTAGTTGGAGCTCAGCACTTATCAAACATAgcagaatccacacaggggagagaccctatgaatgcgaagggtgtgggaaaagcttcagtcagagctcGCACCTTGttcagcatcagagaatccacatggGAGGGAATC CAATAATGTGTgatgactgtgggaaaagcttcagggTGAGTTCAAACCTCAGACagcaccagagaatccacactggagagaaacccTTTGGATGTGCCGAGTGTGGGGAAAATTTCCGACAACGATCACACCTTATTCAGCATcaaagaatccacacaggggagagaccctatgaatgttctgaatgtgggaaaagcttcagtatGAGTTCAAAACTCATTCGGCATCAGATAATCCACACTGGAGAAAAACCCTATAAATGTGCCGAATGTGGCAAGAGCTTTAGTGGGAACTGGCAGCTAATccagcatcagagaatccacacaggagagagaccctacgaATGTGGTGACTGTGGGAAGACTTTCAGTGTGAGCTCAGCCCTTACTCgtcatcagagaacccacactgGAGAGAAGCCTTATGAATGTGCCGAGTGCAGGAAAACCTTCAGTCAGAGCTCAGAGCTTATGAAACATCAAAGAGTCCACACAGGCGAGAAGCCCTATGAGTGTGCtgagtgtgggaagagcttcagtgTGAGCTCTGCCCTCATTCAGCATCAGAGATTCCACATGGGGGAAAGACCTTATGAATgtgctgagtgtgggaaaagcttcacagTGAGCTCACACCTCATTCAGCACCGGCGATTCCACACGAGGGAAAGGCCCTATGAATGTgctgactgtgggaaaagcttccttTGGAGATCAGCCCTTCTTCGACatcggagaatccacacaggagagagaccctatgaatgcacTGAATGTGGGGAAAGCTTCCGTCAGAGTGCGCATCTTATCCAGCATCGCCGAATCCACACTGGGGAGAAACCCTATGAATGTGCCAACTGTGGGAAAGGCTTCACTGTGAGCTCTGCCCTTATTcgacatcagagaatccacattGTGGGGGAGCCCTAA
- the LOC140918414 gene encoding uncharacterized protein isoform X2, protein MLSGTCAGDGIVSENEEENPHQEGPESMEPQDKLSRMLQRNISQSPEQGKACGGQRRSERHLQTLPGKRQSKSTACERAFRKLPDIVQQGNSMRRKSIMCDDCGKSFRVSSNLRQHQRIHTGEKPFGCAECGENFRQRSHLIQHQRIHTGERPYECSECGKSFSMSSKLIRHQIIHTGEKPYKCAECGKSFSGNWQLIQHQRIHTGERPYECGDCGKTFSVSSALTRHQRTHTGEKPYECAECRKTFSQSSELMKHQRVHTGEKPYECAECGKSFSVSSALIQHQRFHMGERPYECAECGKSFTVSSHLIQHRRFHTRERPYECADCGKSFLWRSALLRHRRIHTGERPYECTECGESFRQSAHLIQHRRIHTGEKPYECANCGKGFTVSSALIRHQRIHIVGEP, encoded by the coding sequence GTGATGGGATTGTGAGTGAGAATGAGGAGGAGAATCCACACCAGGAAGGTCCTGAGTCAATGGAACCACAGGACAAGTTATCACGAATGCTCCAAAGGAATATTTCCCAGAGTCCTGAACAGGGCAAAGCCTGTGGCGGTCAACGCAGATCGGAACGGCATCTGCAAACTCTTCCAGGGAAGAGACAAAGTAAATCAACTGCATGTGAAAGAGCTTTCAGGAAACTGCCAGACATTGTCCAACAGGGAAATTCCATGAGGAGGAAATCAATAATGTGTgatgactgtgggaaaagcttcagggTGAGTTCAAACCTCAGACagcaccagagaatccacactggagagaaacccTTTGGATGTGCCGAGTGTGGGGAAAATTTCCGACAACGATCACACCTTATTCAGCATcaaagaatccacacaggggagagaccctatgaatgttctgaatgtgggaaaagcttcagtatGAGTTCAAAACTCATTCGGCATCAGATAATCCACACTGGAGAAAAACCCTATAAATGTGCCGAATGTGGCAAGAGCTTTAGTGGGAACTGGCAGCTAATccagcatcagagaatccacacaggagagagaccctacgaATGTGGTGACTGTGGGAAGACTTTCAGTGTGAGCTCAGCCCTTACTCgtcatcagagaacccacactgGAGAGAAGCCTTATGAATGTGCCGAGTGCAGGAAAACCTTCAGTCAGAGCTCAGAGCTTATGAAACATCAAAGAGTCCACACAGGCGAGAAGCCCTATGAGTGTGCtgagtgtgggaagagcttcagtgTGAGCTCTGCCCTCATTCAGCATCAGAGATTCCACATGGGGGAAAGACCTTATGAATgtgctgagtgtgggaaaagcttcacagTGAGCTCACACCTCATTCAGCACCGGCGATTCCACACGAGGGAAAGGCCCTATGAATGTgctgactgtgggaaaagcttccttTGGAGATCAGCCCTTCTTCGACatcggagaatccacacaggagagagaccctatgaatgcacTGAATGTGGGGAAAGCTTCCGTCAGAGTGCGCATCTTATCCAGCATCGCCGAATCCACACTGGGGAGAAACCCTATGAATGTGCCAACTGTGGGAAAGGCTTCACTGTGAGCTCTGCCCTTATTcgacatcagagaatccacattGTGGGGGAGCCCTAA
- the LOC140918414 gene encoding uncharacterized protein isoform X5: MIMSENEEHAHQEGPEFMEPCGTLSGLSQKNISQSPEQSKACEGQHKSERHQTTAPEKRQGKSTACEIGFRKLPDIDQLGNPTMGRSTVCGDCGKSFRVSSNFRQHQRIHTGEKPFGCAECGESFRQRSHLIQHQTKHTGERPYECTECGKSFTVSSNLIRHQIIHTGEKPYKCAECRKSFSGNSQLIQHQRIHTGEKPYECGDCGKSFSVSSALTRHQRTHTGEKPYECTMCGKSFSQSSDLMKHQRIHTGERPYECTDCGKSFCVSSHLIQHQRIHTGERPYECANCGKSFSQSSDLMKHQRIHTGERPYECAECGKSFSWSSALIKHSRIHTGERPYECEGCGKSFSQSSHLVQHQRIHMGGNP, encoded by the coding sequence ATGATTATGAGTGAAAATGAGGAGCATGCCCACCAGGAAGGTCCTGAGTTCATGGAACCATGTGGCACATTATCTGGACTATCTCAAAAGAATATttcccagagtcctgagcagagCAAAGCCTGTGAGGGTCAGCACAAATCAGAAAGGCATCAGACAACTGCTCCAGAGAAGAGGCAAGGTAAATCAACTGCATGTGAAATAGGTTTCAGGAAACTGCCAGACATTGACCAGCTGGGAAACCCCACTATGGGGAGATCAACAGTATGTggtgactgtgggaaaagcttcagggTGAGCTCAAACTTCAGacagcatcagagaatccacactggagagaaacccTTTGGATGTGCCGAGTGTGGGGAAAGCTTCCGGCAGCGGTCACACCTTATTCAGCATCAGACAAAGCACACGGGGGAGAGACCTTATGAATGTaccgagtgtgggaaaagtttcactgtGAGCTCAAACCTTATTCGGCATCAGataatccacactggagagaaaccctataaatgtgCCGAATGCAGGAAGAGCTTTAGTGGGAACTCACAGCTTATCCagcaccagagaatccacacaggtgagaaaccctatgaatgcggtgactgtgggaagagcttcagtgTGAGCTCAGCCCTTACTCGTCATCAGCGAACCCACACTGGAGAGAAACCTTATGAATGCACCatgtgtgggaaaagcttcagtcagagctcAGACCTTATGAAACATCAGAGaattcacacaggagagaggccctacgaATGCACTGACTGTGGAAAGAGCTTCTGTGTGAGCTCTCATCTTAttcagcatcagagaatccacacaggagagcgaCCCTATGAGTGTGCCAATTGTGGaaaaagcttcagtcagagctcAGACCTTATGAAACATCAGAGgatccatacaggagagagaccgTATGAATGTGCTGAGTGTGGAAAGAGCTTTAGTTGGAGCTCAGCACTTATCAAACATAgcagaatccacacaggggagagaccctatgaatgcgaagggtgtgggaaaagcttcagtcagagctcGCACCTTGttcagcatcagagaatccacatggGAGGGAATCCCTGA